In one window of Candidatus Sulfuricurvum sp. RIFRC-1 DNA:
- a CDS encoding peptidylprolyl isomerase gives MAWATARHILVNTEAECNELKTQIENGASFAEVAADHSQCPSGRKGGDLGRFTPGQMVKEFDTAVFTGDVGVLYGPIKTQFGYHLLEVTSRG, from the coding sequence ATGGCATGGGCAACCGCACGACATATTTTAGTCAACACCGAAGCAGAGTGTAATGAACTGAAAACACAAATTGAAAACGGAGCTTCTTTCGCTGAAGTAGCGGCAGATCATTCTCAATGCCCATCCGGCCGCAAAGGTGGTGATTTGGGACGTTTTACACCCGGTCAAATGGTAAAAGAGTTTGATACGGCGGTATTTACCGGTGATGTCGGTGTTTTATACGGTCCGATAAAAACACAATTCGGCTACCATCTTTTAGAAGTAACCAGCAGAGGATAA
- a CDS encoding TIGR01777 family oxidoreductase, whose product MKIAISGAGGFIGTHLVSMFKEKGWEVSTLHTADFDLDETAFGKKLLGADVVIHLAGASISKRWSENYKKVLYASRVDTAKKIVTAMAKMEQKPQLFICTSAVGIYAESGKYDEEHALYANDFLGQLVKAWESAALESKELGIRTIIFRYGIVLGHGGGILKEMLLPFKLGLGGTIGDGKQSFSWVHINDLMRAYLFVIEHPEMKGVYNLMAPNPTTNYGLTKALGSALHRPTLFAIPKFLLQLRFGSEAAEAISSGQYVTSKRLPEAGFEFEFKTIEAALNNLYG is encoded by the coding sequence ATGAAGATAGCCATAAGCGGAGCGGGAGGTTTTATCGGCACCCATTTGGTCTCTATGTTCAAAGAAAAAGGGTGGGAGGTATCGACTCTGCACACAGCCGACTTTGATCTTGATGAGACGGCTTTTGGCAAAAAGCTCTTGGGCGCGGATGTCGTTATCCATCTTGCCGGGGCTTCCATCAGTAAACGGTGGAGCGAAAACTACAAAAAAGTGCTCTACGCAAGCCGTGTCGATACGGCTAAAAAGATTGTCACCGCAATGGCGAAGATGGAACAAAAGCCGCAACTCTTTATCTGCACCTCGGCTGTGGGGATCTATGCGGAGAGCGGCAAGTACGACGAAGAGCACGCCCTCTACGCGAACGATTTTCTGGGACAGCTGGTCAAAGCGTGGGAAAGTGCCGCTCTCGAGAGCAAAGAGCTCGGTATCCGAACGATCATCTTCCGCTACGGGATTGTCCTCGGTCACGGCGGGGGGATACTCAAAGAGATGCTGCTCCCTTTCAAACTCGGACTGGGAGGGACAATCGGCGACGGAAAACAGAGTTTTAGCTGGGTACATATCAATGATCTGATGCGAGCCTATCTCTTTGTCATAGAACACCCCGAGATGAAAGGGGTCTACAACCTAATGGCTCCGAACCCGACCACCAACTACGGCCTGACCAAAGCGCTCGGCTCAGCTCTCCACCGCCCTACCCTCTTTGCAATCCCGAAATTCCTGTTACAGCTGCGCTTCGGTTCCGAAGCCGCCGAAGCAATTTCGAGCGGACAGTACGTCACGTCCAAACGTCTTCCCGAAGCGGGATTTGAGTTTGAGTTCAAAACCATCGAAGCGGCACTCAACAACCTCTACGGCTAA
- a CDS encoding GNAT family N-acetyltransferase, producing the protein MPLYHLELLGRDAYIASTALIQDTESIRFANQSLAWWDRHFSWNTQGCVVLCDERNEHLCYLFSKIDRYSQYLTLYNLFTPLISQRKGYATQILRLILDQALEKHVRRITFTSVSTSLDFYTLLGFIYWGINDIGDYYCNLPLPKNGLEGMIGMIQENDLKTLIGSNMDKIYAKIEGNEHHLSPARLLIYEADILKLGKNYVREKLGVLKTDAIV; encoded by the coding sequence ATGCCACTCTATCATCTAGAACTGCTGGGGCGTGATGCCTATATCGCCTCTACGGCCCTCATCCAAGATACCGAAAGTATACGTTTCGCTAATCAGTCACTCGCGTGGTGGGACCGCCATTTCAGTTGGAATACACAAGGATGTGTCGTCCTCTGTGATGAGCGCAATGAGCATTTATGCTATCTTTTTTCCAAAATCGATCGTTACAGCCAATATCTCACACTCTATAATCTCTTTACCCCTCTCATTTCCCAACGCAAGGGGTACGCAACTCAAATACTCCGGCTGATACTTGATCAGGCTCTCGAGAAACATGTTCGCCGAATCACGTTCACGTCCGTCTCAACCTCTCTGGATTTTTATACACTTCTGGGGTTCATTTACTGGGGAATCAATGATATCGGTGATTACTACTGTAATCTCCCGCTGCCAAAGAATGGCTTGGAGGGGATGATAGGAATGATCCAAGAGAATGATCTCAAAACGCTGATTGGCTCAAATATGGACAAAATATATGCCAAAATAGAGGGAAATGAGCATCATCTTTCCCCTGCACGACTCCTTATCTACGAAGCGGATATTCTAAAACTCGGAAAAAATTACGTTCGCGAAAAGTTAGGCGTTCTAAAAACCGATGCAATAGTGTAA
- a CDS encoding ferritin-like domain-containing protein has protein sequence MAHEGFHEDPTKLSEFTKDYHRIIQSTMEELEAIDWYNQRAEAANDPSAKAIMEHNRDEEIEHACMGLEWLRRNSPVWNEMMQKFMFTEGDIIVQESGNTDQTVQGSPAIVAAPTGTLKIGNNS, from the coding sequence ATGGCACACGAAGGTTTTCACGAAGATCCCACTAAACTCTCAGAATTTACAAAAGATTATCACCGCATTATCCAAAGTACCATGGAAGAGCTTGAAGCAATAGACTGGTACAACCAGCGTGCAGAAGCCGCAAATGACCCCTCAGCAAAAGCGATCATGGAACACAACAGGGATGAAGAGATCGAACACGCGTGCATGGGACTCGAATGGCTTAGACGCAATTCTCCTGTTTGGAATGAAATGATGCAAAAATTTATGTTCACAGAGGGTGATATCATCGTTCAGGAGTCCGGCAACACGGATCAAACCGTTCAGGGCAGTCCCGCAATCGTTGCAGCGCCAACGGGGACACTGAAAATCGGTAACAATAGCTAA
- a CDS encoding family 1 encapsulin nanocompartment shell protein encodes MKFLNRETSPIAAAVWAQIDGVFTPLLSQRLKLRSLVGFTPVPFETDAVATGNLKTLTSSEELTLSVRKPIPMVEIRYDFDLPKSIVEAFKRDKPDFDDSVFKKVSNRFSAVENSLILDGVKEADIEGILNNIPRKPIHAKHTKGLIDAVASMIAAFGAEFVEGPYKLVLSTATLIKMVGESEGGVSVKSRLETLIGPNFFVVCENIGDDKILALSQRGGDFILYNGLDVSIGFAEEKEENYTLFISESCTFRIINPEAALLITL; translated from the coding sequence ATGAAATTTTTAAATCGCGAAACGTCTCCGATTGCGGCGGCTGTATGGGCCCAAATTGACGGTGTATTCACCCCCCTGCTCAGCCAGCGGCTGAAACTGCGCAGCCTCGTCGGGTTTACCCCCGTCCCTTTTGAAACCGATGCCGTCGCAACGGGCAACCTGAAAACACTCACATCCTCGGAAGAACTGACGCTATCGGTCAGAAAACCCATTCCGATGGTGGAAATACGGTACGATTTCGATCTGCCCAAATCGATTGTCGAGGCGTTCAAGCGGGACAAACCCGATTTTGACGACTCGGTCTTCAAAAAAGTTTCCAATCGTTTCAGCGCGGTTGAGAATTCGCTGATTCTTGATGGGGTGAAAGAGGCGGATATCGAAGGGATTTTGAACAACATCCCGCGCAAACCCATCCATGCCAAACATACCAAGGGGCTGATCGATGCGGTCGCCTCGATGATCGCCGCTTTCGGAGCCGAATTTGTCGAAGGGCCCTACAAACTCGTCCTCTCCACCGCTACACTGATCAAAATGGTCGGAGAAAGCGAAGGGGGGGTCAGTGTTAAAAGCCGTTTGGAGACCCTTATCGGACCAAACTTTTTCGTTGTATGCGAAAATATCGGAGACGACAAAATTTTGGCCCTTTCGCAAAGAGGGGGAGATTTTATCCTTTATAACGGTCTGGATGTCAGCATCGGATTTGCCGAAGAAAAAGAAGAGAACTATACCCTCTTTATAAGTGAGAGCTGCACGTTCCGCATCATCAACCCCGAAGCGGCACTCCTGATCACCCTCTAG
- a CDS encoding 4Fe-4S dicluster domain-containing protein has protein sequence MAVIITDSCINCDACIEECPATAIVSADESPLSKGEYTYVKPDKCIECVDAAVPKCADVCPTEDCIIWDMPYIAEYNDYFVLSDRYVIREHKKRGLMSPEINPQPWRESITIEQREGHVSVGKTLKLYN, from the coding sequence ATGGCTGTTATTATTACCGACTCTTGTATAAATTGTGACGCCTGTATAGAAGAGTGTCCAGCGACTGCGATTGTCAGTGCCGATGAGTCGCCGCTCAGTAAGGGTGAATACACCTATGTGAAACCTGATAAATGTATTGAGTGTGTTGATGCCGCAGTTCCGAAGTGTGCCGATGTCTGTCCTACGGAGGATTGTATCATTTGGGATATGCCCTACATCGCAGAGTACAATGATTACTTTGTCCTAAGCGATCGCTACGTGATCCGTGAACATAAGAAGAGGGGGTTGATGTCTCCTGAGATAAACCCGCAACCGTGGCGCGAGAGTATTACGATAGAGCAAAGAGAAGGGCATGTGAGTGTCGGTAAGACGTTGAAACTTTATAATTAG
- a CDS encoding sorbosone dehydrogenase family protein, producing MSSKPSKRHSTTSTAKYQEEIMWNKVWYRTAWLIAGIDLFLISLFPAHADELSEKLNTLKLPSGFQIGLYARDVEGARSLVLGERGTLFVGTRAEGKVYALQDIDGDFRADRRYVIASGLNSPNGVAFRNGALYVAEINRILRFDAIESRLANPPNPVVVNDSFPTNPHHGWKFIRFGPDGYLYVPIGAPCNVCDSNDPRYGSIMRMRPDGTGLEIFARGVRNSVGFDWHPQSGTLFFTDNGRDWMGNNAPSDELNSAPKKGMHFGFPYCHAKNLSDSKFNKGKKCADFIPPLRELDPHVAALGIRFYTGSQFPQEYRNQIFIAEHGSWNRIPPLGYRITLVRFAKGFPPSYTIFAQGWLEGITSWGRPVDLLILPDGSLLVSDDKANAIYRISYHNDRL from the coding sequence TTGAGTTCAAAACCATCGAAGCGGCACTCAACAACCTCTACGGCTAAATATCAGGAGGAGATCATGTGGAATAAAGTATGGTATAGGACAGCGTGGCTGATTGCGGGCATCGATCTCTTTCTCATTTCACTCTTTCCCGCCCATGCGGACGAACTCTCCGAAAAACTCAATACACTCAAACTGCCGAGCGGGTTTCAGATCGGCCTATACGCCCGTGACGTCGAGGGGGCCCGTTCCCTCGTTCTTGGCGAGCGGGGGACTCTCTTCGTCGGTACACGTGCTGAGGGGAAGGTATACGCTCTTCAGGACATCGACGGCGACTTTCGCGCCGACCGGCGCTACGTCATCGCCAGCGGGCTTAACAGCCCAAACGGTGTCGCTTTCCGAAACGGCGCACTGTACGTCGCCGAAATCAACCGTATCCTCCGCTTTGATGCCATCGAAAGCCGCCTCGCCAATCCGCCCAATCCGGTGGTCGTCAACGACTCCTTTCCCACAAACCCTCACCACGGCTGGAAATTTATCCGTTTCGGCCCTGACGGATACCTCTACGTCCCGATAGGCGCACCCTGCAACGTCTGTGATTCAAACGATCCGCGCTATGGCTCCATTATGCGGATGCGACCCGATGGAACGGGACTCGAAATTTTTGCACGGGGTGTCCGAAACAGCGTGGGCTTCGACTGGCACCCCCAAAGCGGCACCCTCTTCTTCACCGACAACGGCCGTGACTGGATGGGAAATAATGCGCCGAGCGATGAACTGAACTCGGCACCGAAAAAAGGGATGCACTTCGGCTTTCCCTACTGCCATGCCAAAAACCTCTCCGATTCCAAATTTAACAAAGGGAAAAAGTGTGCAGATTTTATCCCACCGCTCAGGGAACTCGACCCTCACGTTGCCGCACTGGGGATCCGTTTTTACACAGGCAGCCAGTTTCCGCAGGAATACCGGAATCAGATATTCATCGCCGAACACGGTTCATGGAACCGTATCCCCCCGCTGGGTTACCGTATCACTCTTGTCCGTTTTGCCAAAGGGTTTCCCCCATCCTACACCATCTTTGCACAGGGGTGGCTCGAAGGGATCACTTCGTGGGGAAGACCTGTCGATCTGCTGATCCTGCCCGATGGTTCTCTGCTCGTATCGGATGACAAGGCAAATGCCATCTACCGTATCTCGTACCACAACGATAGGTTATAA
- a CDS encoding rhodanese-like domain-containing protein has protein sequence MLRLIFSTLLAALLATALNGVEYDGEKSIIFETKYDICIIPPQVDDAIAKGINVIDVKKAKALYDQKAYFFDAREKRHYVKEHIKGAYPVYFDVSKAEYIVIQLPEDKVQPLVFYCYGETCANSYEAALAVRKLGYKNVYWFLNGFGEWKENKYPVIEE, from the coding sequence ATGTTACGCTTGATTTTTTCTACGCTCTTAGCCGCTTTATTGGCAACGGCGCTTAATGGTGTCGAATACGACGGTGAAAAAAGTATTATCTTTGAAACGAAATACGACATCTGTATCATCCCCCCGCAAGTAGACGATGCAATCGCCAAAGGGATCAACGTTATCGATGTGAAAAAAGCGAAAGCGCTGTATGACCAAAAAGCCTATTTTTTTGATGCCCGTGAAAAACGCCATTATGTAAAAGAGCATATAAAGGGTGCGTACCCTGTCTATTTCGACGTATCGAAAGCCGAATATATCGTCATTCAACTTCCCGAGGATAAAGTGCAGCCGCTTGTCTTTTACTGCTACGGCGAAACATGCGCCAACTCGTATGAAGCCGCTTTGGCAGTACGAAAACTGGGATACAAAAATGTTTATTGGTTCCTGAACGGATTTGGAGAATGGAAAGAGAACAAGTATCCCGTTATCGAAGAATAG
- a CDS encoding DUF234 domain-containing protein, translated as MSKHPTLLQQFRSFCFQNNATDIEKAIEYFAVFGGMGWSVDMTKPLEELIEEKVLANYRYIHADLTKITQSNKAHHALLSALALGDRREYSAYRRANLTRKEGEESAAFLIKFGLLTRQGSQEEPADESEEVSDRLIFTAPFLRFWFSSVSPYYKGIKEGDFTEVKERWENTKQTFFDPIYEGLIIALVKQSYKEDWVAKIGSYWDKNTEIEILGQSKSGKVIAGSCKYAKSKANKSELTKLQEKCTKAALKPDWFVIFSKSGFSSEFKKEKSDTLKLLSLKNLKTLMDELSEKDLLVNTNKRY; from the coding sequence ATGTCCAAACACCCGACCCTCCTCCAACAATTTCGCTCTTTTTGTTTCCAGAATAACGCAACCGATATTGAAAAAGCGATCGAATATTTCGCCGTGTTCGGCGGGATGGGATGGAGTGTCGATATGACAAAACCTCTCGAAGAGCTGATCGAGGAAAAAGTACTCGCCAACTACCGATACATCCATGCCGATTTGACCAAAATTACCCAGAGCAACAAAGCGCACCATGCACTTCTCTCGGCATTGGCACTCGGTGATCGACGAGAATATTCAGCCTATCGCCGTGCCAACCTAACCCGCAAAGAGGGAGAAGAGTCCGCAGCCTTTTTGATCAAATTCGGCTTGCTGACTCGGCAAGGCTCACAAGAAGAACCTGCCGATGAGAGTGAAGAGGTCTCCGATCGCCTTATTTTTACCGCTCCGTTTTTGCGCTTTTGGTTCTCTTCCGTATCACCGTATTACAAAGGGATTAAAGAAGGAGATTTCACCGAGGTCAAAGAACGGTGGGAAAATACCAAACAGACTTTTTTTGATCCCATCTACGAAGGGCTAATCATCGCTCTGGTCAAACAAAGCTATAAAGAGGACTGGGTCGCTAAAATCGGCTCCTACTGGGATAAAAACACCGAAATCGAGATTCTCGGACAGAGTAAATCGGGTAAGGTAATAGCAGGATCGTGCAAATATGCCAAATCCAAAGCCAACAAATCGGAGCTAACCAAACTTCAGGAAAAATGTACGAAGGCTGCACTGAAACCCGATTGGTTCGTCATTTTTTCCAAAAGCGGATTTTCGAGTGAATTTAAAAAAGAGAAAAGTGATACCCTAAAGCTCCTTTCCCTCAAAAATCTCAAAACACTGATGGACGAACTGAGCGAAAAAGATCTTCTCGTCAATACCAATAAAAGATACTGA
- a CDS encoding class I SAM-dependent methyltransferase, whose protein sequence is MEHETARRYTRIAKLYDLFQWPLELLHLSHLRSEVIAKAEGKILEVGVGTGKNLSYYPYTSDLIGIDFSSGMLNIARRKAAQIGLTHITLIEMDIEAMSFPDNTFDTIISTFVFCTVPHPDKGLHELYRVLKPGGKAIFLEHMKSDSKGLNAILWGMERFSKPLLGTSMLRETQKGIENSGLRILSSQNKVFDILRLIVATKP, encoded by the coding sequence ATGGAACATGAAACAGCCCGAAGATATACTCGCATCGCCAAACTCTATGATCTGTTCCAGTGGCCTTTGGAACTATTGCATCTCTCCCATCTTCGGAGTGAGGTGATTGCAAAAGCGGAGGGAAAAATTCTTGAAGTGGGAGTCGGTACGGGGAAAAACCTCTCCTATTATCCCTACACTTCCGATTTGATCGGGATCGATTTCAGCAGTGGAATGCTCAACATAGCCAGACGAAAAGCGGCTCAAATAGGTCTAACTCATATAACTTTGATCGAAATGGACATCGAAGCGATGAGCTTTCCTGATAATACCTTCGATACGATCATCAGTACCTTTGTGTTCTGCACCGTTCCCCATCCCGACAAAGGGCTGCACGAACTCTACCGCGTCCTTAAACCCGGAGGCAAGGCGATCTTTCTCGAACACATGAAAAGCGATTCAAAAGGGCTTAATGCCATCCTTTGGGGGATGGAGAGATTTTCCAAACCGCTGCTGGGGACATCGATGCTCAGAGAAACCCAAAAAGGGATCGAAAATTCCGGTTTAAGGATTCTCTCATCCCAAAACAAAGTCTTTGATATACTCCGTCTGATTGTCGCAACTAAACCGTAG
- a CDS encoding HAMP domain-containing sensor histidine kinase, translated as MTSYKGFIKTFSTISLQRKLLLFIVIALSMIFTLSGMFIYTLVNDSFIQSEKKHIKIISESLSSKVSIWYFINKDNQHLNMDEFLKSMLIDYHLENITFKDQNGILISEVKSSEYTLDDPYNLTYEKAVYSPGEGNEKNKLGTLQIAYAHHTLKELSMKYYMVGTILIVLLTLYFYLEMRLLKELLTPLRKIASEIKGYIPGDKLVFESINRHRDDVISEIVNGFLHMQHNIDETMEKKEIEKENNRIKDALLMKQSRFIEMGTMINNIAHQWKQPLNIIELCITDLTVKSMMGSVDQEYQHKLFSNMHNQVEFMSKTIDIFKNFLNDDQSDKKMEVFTLKKAITDSMHLLGSRLENNKVSITFNLDEKACAYGSISEMEQVILIIINNAIDALSTKITLECTQSKKGNLLKIYDNGGGFSPDIIDKVFDAYFTTKHQSQGTGLGLFIAKMIVEIKLNGTIEAHNFKDGALFIIKLPFPPTYSPPLT; from the coding sequence TTGACATCATATAAAGGCTTTATAAAGACATTTAGCACTATTTCATTACAACGCAAATTGCTGTTGTTCATTGTTATTGCCCTCTCCATGATCTTTACTCTCAGCGGTATGTTTATTTATACACTGGTAAATGACTCCTTTATACAATCCGAGAAAAAGCACATTAAAATAATATCTGAATCACTTTCATCAAAAGTGAGCATATGGTATTTTATCAACAAAGACAATCAGCATCTCAATATGGATGAGTTTCTCAAAAGTATGCTGATCGACTATCATTTAGAGAATATAACCTTTAAAGACCAAAATGGAATCCTAATTTCCGAAGTCAAGTCATCCGAATACACGCTGGATGATCCGTATAATTTAACCTATGAAAAAGCCGTTTATAGCCCGGGAGAAGGCAATGAGAAAAACAAGCTAGGAACGCTTCAAATAGCGTATGCGCACCATACGCTCAAAGAACTTTCTATGAAATATTACATGGTTGGAACCATTCTCATTGTATTGCTCACGTTGTATTTTTACCTAGAAATGCGTCTATTAAAAGAGCTTCTTACCCCTTTACGGAAAATTGCTTCCGAGATCAAAGGCTATATACCCGGAGATAAACTCGTTTTTGAGTCTATTAACAGGCATAGGGATGATGTTATATCAGAGATTGTCAACGGATTTCTCCATATGCAGCACAACATTGATGAAACGATGGAAAAAAAAGAGATCGAAAAAGAGAACAATAGAATTAAAGATGCTCTTTTGATGAAGCAGTCACGGTTTATTGAAATGGGAACGATGATCAACAATATAGCCCACCAGTGGAAACAGCCCCTCAACATTATCGAGCTGTGCATCACCGATTTAACGGTAAAAAGTATGATGGGAAGTGTCGATCAAGAGTATCAGCACAAGCTGTTTAGCAACATGCATAATCAAGTAGAGTTCATGTCAAAAACCATTGATATCTTTAAAAACTTTTTGAATGATGATCAAAGTGACAAAAAGATGGAGGTATTTACCCTCAAAAAAGCCATCACAGACAGTATGCATCTGCTTGGGAGCAGATTAGAAAACAACAAGGTATCCATAACATTTAATCTCGATGAAAAAGCATGTGCCTACGGTTCGATCAGTGAAATGGAACAGGTAATCTTAATCATTATTAACAATGCCATAGATGCTCTTAGTACTAAAATAACGCTCGAGTGCACACAGAGTAAAAAGGGCAATCTTCTTAAGATATACGATAACGGTGGAGGATTTTCACCGGATATCATTGACAAAGTATTTGATGCCTATTTTACAACCAAACACCAATCTCAGGGGACAGGATTAGGCCTTTTTATTGCAAAAATGATTGTCGAAATAAAGCTTAACGGCACCATCGAAGCTCACAATTTTAAAGATGGGGCACTCTTCATAATTAAACTCCCTTTTCCACCGACCTATTCTCCACCACTCACTTAG
- a CDS encoding NnrU family protein has translation MNKLIIFIYGILAYSVALIAQVWFIFYIGEWEFMERTISTQYPMPFITAFSINLLLVLIFALQHSLMARSFFKKYLTKIIPQAAERSTYVLFSGLALGLICLYWQPLEGFLWQVDNETGKALLTAGYLFGWIFSLFSTFIINHFELFGLQQIYLNLLNKPTPPADFKEKLFYKFVRHPIQLGVLIGLWLTPAMSYSHLMLSLTLTLYIFIGLKYEERDLVATMGKTYKEYQKRVRMMLPFPK, from the coding sequence ATGAACAAATTAATTATTTTTATCTATGGAATACTAGCCTACAGCGTTGCACTGATTGCACAGGTATGGTTCATTTTCTATATCGGTGAGTGGGAATTTATGGAGAGAACCATTAGCACGCAATATCCGATGCCATTCATTACCGCTTTTAGTATTAACCTCCTTTTAGTCTTGATATTTGCTCTGCAGCATTCACTCATGGCCCGTTCATTCTTCAAAAAATATCTAACCAAAATTATTCCACAAGCGGCAGAACGAAGTACCTATGTCCTTTTTTCAGGATTGGCCTTGGGCTTGATATGTTTGTACTGGCAGCCGTTAGAGGGATTTTTATGGCAAGTGGATAATGAAACAGGAAAAGCCTTATTAACAGCCGGATATCTGTTCGGCTGGATCTTTTCGCTCTTTTCTACTTTTATCATTAACCATTTTGAACTGTTCGGGCTGCAGCAAATTTATTTAAATCTACTCAATAAACCTACCCCGCCCGCTGATTTTAAAGAAAAATTGTTTTACAAATTTGTACGCCATCCGATCCAGCTGGGAGTGCTGATCGGACTATGGCTGACACCGGCTATGTCCTATTCGCATTTGATGCTCTCACTCACGCTTACCCTTTATATTTTTATCGGTCTTAAGTATGAAGAGAGGGATTTAGTTGCAACGATGGGGAAGACCTATAAGGAGTATCAAAAACGGGTGCGGATGATGCTCCCGTTTCCGAAATAA
- a CDS encoding 4-fold beta flower protein — MNPIFNRHGRTIGWLYNGVIYDRKNCYRAFIRDGNIFTYDAQHLGIIYKGIFRDKRGQCIAYMDEASDDPMLPIPEITPAPPILIIPSATPIPPIPPQVSPASYQWNPLKWETFLDG, encoded by the coding sequence ATGAACCCTATATTTAACCGTCATGGGCGAACAATCGGATGGCTTTATAATGGTGTCATCTATGACCGTAAAAATTGCTACAGAGCGTTCATACGTGACGGTAATATCTTCACCTACGACGCCCAACATCTTGGTATCATTTATAAAGGAATCTTTCGTGACAAAAGAGGACAGTGCATAGCATACATGGATGAAGCCTCTGACGATCCGATGCTTCCCATCCCGGAGATCACACCTGCTCCGCCGATACTCATCATCCCATCGGCTACACCGATCCCTCCTATACCGCCTCAAGTTTCCCCTGCTTCCTATCAATGGAATCCATTGAAGTGGGAAACATTTTTAGACGGATAA
- a CDS encoding NAD(P)/FAD-dependent oxidoreductase, whose translation MQNSSKLSYDVIVVGAGAAGIMAAITAARTGKKVLLCEKLSKIAAKLKATGGGRCNLTNTLSNEDFMARFGRNGRFMTPALNALDHRALIAFFSEIGVESHAPDGYRVFPISHSSVSIITALEEEMEHLGVKLITSCRIEALEHDCEHVRGVRTSDQTYMAPNVIIATGGMGYPQLGAEGDGFTIASEAGHKITELYPAMMPLRTRETWVAECRADTIPKVEIRIDLPKAKNIRAFGDLIFTQNGIRGPVVLDVAREITPLIEKYGSVPLMINMTKGLNEEQLRAHIKKAIDKNPEQPILTHIMTLLPESLCRALCTLASADPEKGFNKLEGIQRDSLIKLLAWTPLTVIGHDGFKMAMITRGGISLKEISPETMESKIIGGLYFCGEVMDLDGPCGGYNLQWSFASGYLAGHLKK comes from the coding sequence ATGCAAAACTCCTCAAAACTTTCGTATGATGTAATCGTAGTCGGTGCCGGAGCAGCCGGAATTATGGCCGCTATCACGGCGGCACGAACGGGTAAGAAAGTACTTCTCTGTGAAAAACTCTCTAAAATCGCCGCCAAGCTCAAAGCGACCGGCGGCGGCCGATGCAATCTGACCAATACCCTCTCCAATGAAGATTTTATGGCGCGTTTCGGACGAAACGGACGATTCATGACCCCTGCCCTCAATGCTCTGGATCATCGTGCACTCATCGCCTTTTTTTCCGAAATCGGGGTAGAGAGCCATGCACCGGACGGGTATCGGGTATTTCCAATCTCCCACAGTTCGGTAAGCATCATTACAGCCCTCGAAGAGGAGATGGAACATTTGGGGGTAAAACTGATCACATCCTGCCGTATCGAAGCATTAGAGCATGATTGCGAGCATGTGCGCGGAGTCAGGACCTCCGATCAAACCTACATGGCCCCCAATGTCATCATCGCAACCGGAGGAATGGGATATCCTCAATTGGGAGCTGAAGGGGATGGATTTACCATCGCTTCCGAAGCAGGACACAAAATCACCGAGCTTTATCCTGCCATGATGCCTCTGCGCACACGTGAGACATGGGTGGCCGAGTGCCGTGCCGACACGATCCCCAAAGTAGAAATTCGCATCGACCTCCCCAAAGCCAAAAATATCCGCGCTTTTGGGGATTTGATCTTTACCCAAAACGGTATCCGAGGCCCTGTCGTCCTCGACGTTGCCCGCGAGATCACCCCATTGATCGAAAAGTACGGTTCCGTCCCTCTGATGATCAACATGACCAAAGGGCTTAATGAAGAGCAGCTGCGAGCCCATATCAAAAAAGCAATCGATAAAAATCCGGAACAACCCATATTAACCCATATAATGACTCTCCTCCCCGAATCACTCTGCCGCGCCCTCTGCACACTCGCTAGTGCTGATCCTGAGAAAGGGTTTAATAAACTCGAAGGAATTCAGCGTGATAGCCTCATCAAACTCCTCGCGTGGACGCCGCTCACCGTCATAGGACACGATGGATTCAAAATGGCAATGATCACCCGTGGCGGTATCTCACTCAAAGAGATCTCCCCCGAAACGATGGAGAGCAAAATCATAGGCGGTCTCTATTTTTGCGGTGAAGTGATGGATTTAGACGGTCCCTGCGGAGGGTACAATTTGCAGTGGTCGTTTGCCAGCGGGTATTTAGCGGGACATTTAAAAAAGTAG